In Helianthus annuus cultivar XRQ/B chromosome 9, HanXRQr2.0-SUNRISE, whole genome shotgun sequence, the following are encoded in one genomic region:
- the LOC110908196 gene encoding uncharacterized protein LOC110908196 isoform X1, with the protein MEWTTVQHLDLRHVGRSSKPFQPHAATFHPSQALVAVAAGTYIIEFDAYTGSKISSINIGAPVVRMSYSPTSGHAVVAILEDCTIRSCDFDTEQTWVLHSPEKKMERITIDTEVYLALTPLQPVVFFGFHRRMSVTVVGTVEGGRAPTKIKTDLKKPIVNLACHPRLAVLYVGYADGLIRAYNIHTYAVLYTLQLDNTIKLMGAGAFAFHPTLEWIFVGDRRGTLLAWDVSTERPIMIGITQVGSQPITSVAWLPVLRILATLSKDGTLQVWKTRVVASSNRPQVQSNFFEPAAIEQIDIPRILSQQGGETVYPLPKIRSLEVHPRLNLAALMFAQNMTGGDNARNKAAYTREGRKQLFAVLQSARGSSASALKEKLQALGSSGILAEHQLQAQLQEHHMKGPSQLTISDIARKAFLFSHFMEGHAKSAPISRLPLITILDAKNYLKDIPVCQPIHLELNFFSKENRVLHYPTRAFYIEGVNLMAYNLSTGAETVYKKLFASMPGHVEFHGKYMLHSRKQHLFLIVYEFNGASSEVVLYWENTSSQSSNSKANTIKGRDAAFIGLNDGQFAILDEDKIELSVYTLPGGSSKPAAEKNMIDDQKQYEELDVSSIKAPLQFTFESEVDRIFSTPVESTLMFACFGDKIGMAKLVHGYSISTSDGPNMSTKGEGKKSIKLKTNEIVLQVHWQETLRGCVAGILTTHRVLIVSADLDILASSSMKFDKGLPSFRSLLWVGPALMFSTTTAISVLGWDGKVRTILSISMPNAVLVGTLNDRLLLANPTEINPRQKKGMEIKHCLVGLLEPLLIGYGTMQQNFEQKLDLSEILYQITSRFDSLRITPRSLDILATGAPVCGDLAVSLSQSGPQFTQVLRGSYAIKARRFSTALSVLKDEFLRSRDYPQCPPTSHLFHRFRQLGYACIKYGQFDSAKETFEVISDYESLLDLFICHLNPSAMRRLAQRLEEEDADSELRRYCERILRVRSTGWTQGIFANFAAESMVPKGPEWGGGNWEIKTPSTTKSIPQWELAAEVMPYMRTDDGSIPSLSTDHIGVYLGLIKGRGNIVEVSDSSLVKAFKSDGTNVKSNDGQSQTSLVASTSNQPPSASGGDSLMNLGSLTNISATSSSAVDEQAKAEDEFKKSLYGNVGDGSSSDEEGVSKTKKLRIRIKDKPAANATVDVDKIKEATQKFKLGDGLGAPIHRTKSLTNQFQELSLNTPPQYAVATTGPPVSAPVDPFGTSSFTQTGPVFPAGPMPTGAAVGPRPIPEDFFQNTIPSLQVAAALPPPGTYLSRYDQNSQGVETNKVLPNQVTSSVPNVSGIPIPQVSMQPVATESFGLPDGGVPPQSVSQPAAMPHPHAQSANVPISTQPLDLSSLEGPGSVTAVKSSEPPPPTSVRPGQVPRGAAASVCFKTGLVHLEQNQLPDALSCFDEAFLALAKDNSRGADIKAQATICAQYKIAVTLLQEIGRLQKVQGPSAISAKDEMARLSRHLGSLPLQAKHRINCIRTAIKRNMDVQNYGYAKQMLELLLSKAPPGKQDELRSLIDICVQRGLTNKSIDPFEDPSQFCAATLSRLSTIGYDVCDLCGAKFSALASPGCIICGMGSIKRSDALAGPAPVPSPFG; encoded by the exons ATGGAGTGGACGACGGTGCAGCATCTGGATCTGCGTCATGTTGGCCGCAGTTCGAAACCGTTTCAACCTCACGCTGCCACGTTTCATCCGAGTCAAGCCTTggtggctgttgctgctggaaCCTACATCATCG AGTTTGATGCTTATACTGGTAGCAAGATATCTTCGATCAACATTGGTGCTCCTGTGGTTCGGATGTCTTATAGTCCCACTAGTGGCCATGCGGTCGTTGCTATACTTGAG GATTGCACAATCAGATCATGTGATTTTGATACAGAGCAAACTTGGGTTTTGCATTCTCCTGAAAAGAAGATGGAACGCATTACAATCGACACAGAAGTCTATCTGGCCCTTACCCCTCTCCAACCAGTAGTATTTTTTGGTTTCCATCGCAGGATGAGCGTAACAG TTGTTGGAACTGTTGAAGGGGGAAGAGCTCCAACAAAAATAAAGACAGATCTGAAGAAACCCATTGTCAATCTTGCTTGCCATCCCCGCCTTGCTGTACTG TATGTCGGTTATGCAGATGGTCTGATTCGCGCTTACAACATTCATACGTATGCTGTTCTCTACACCTTACAAC TTGATAATACCATTAAGCTTATGGGTGCTGGAGCATTTGCTTTCCATCCAACTCTGGAATGGATTTTTGTTGGTGATAGACGTGGTACCCTTCTTGCTTGGGATGTATCTACTGAGAGACCTATCATGATTGGAAT TACACAAGTGGGCTCTCAACCAATTACATCGGTTGCGTGGCTCCCGGTATTGAGAATACTCGCTACTCTATCCAAGGATGGAACTCTTCAAGTTTGGAAAACACGAGTTGTAGCGAGTTCTAATAGGCCTCAGGTGCAATCTAACTTTTTTGAGCCTGCAG CAATTGAACAAATTGATATCCCACGCATTTTATCCCAACAAGGTGGTGAAACTGTTTATCCTCTACCAAAGATTAGAAGTCTTGAAGTTCATCCAAGATTAAATTTAGCAGCCTTGATGTTTGCA cagAATATGACAGGTGGTGACAATGCAAGAAATAAAGCTGCCTACACTAGAGAAGGAAGAAAGCAACTCTTTGCAGTTCTGCAAAGTGCAAGGGGATCTTCAG CATCTGCTTTGAAAGAGAAACTTCAAGCCCTCGGGTCATCAGGTATTTTAGCAGAGCATCAACTTCAAGCCCAGTTGCAAGAGCATCATATGAAAGG GCCCAGTCAGCTTACAATTTCAGACATTGCACGCAAGGCTTTTCTCTTCAGT CACTTTATGGAAGGACATGCGAAAAGTGCCCCAATATCTCGTCTACCTCTCATCACCATCTTAGACGCTAAAAATTATCTCAAAGATATTCCAGTTTGCCAG CCAATTCATTTGGAGCTAAACTTTTTCAGTAAAGAGAATCGGGTGCTTCATTATCCTACTAGGGCTTTCTATATAGAAGGTGTAAACCTAATGGCATACAATCTATCTACTGGAGCTGAAACTGTCTACAAGAAGCTTTTTGCATCG ATGCCTGGACATGTTGAGTTCCACGGGAAGTACATGCTTCACAGTAGAAAGCAACACTTGTTTCTTATAGTTTACGAGTTTAATGGTGCTTCTAGTGAAGTGGTTCTTTACTGGGAAAACACCAGCTCCCAGTCATCAAACAGTAAAGCCAATACAATCAAAG GTCGAGATGCTGCGTTTATCGGTCTAAATGACGGTCAGTTTGCAATTCTTGATGAGGATAAGATTGAACTTTCTGTATATACATTGCCTGGAGGTTCTTCAAAACCTGCTGCTGAAAAGAATATGATAGATGATCAAAAACAATATGAAGAGCTTGATGTTTCCTCAATCAAGGCCCCCCTGCAATTTACCTTTGAAAGTGAAGTTGATCGCATTTTTTCTACTCCAGTAG AATCAACTTTGATGTTTGCTTGTTTTGGGGACAAAATTGGCATGGCAAAGCTTGTTCATGGATACAGCATTTCTACTTCTGATGGTCCTAACATGTCAACAAAAGGTGAAGGCAAAAAGTCAATCAAGTTGAAAACAAACGAGATTGTTTTGCAG GTTCATTGGCAAGAAACTCTTAGGGGCTGTGTTGCTGGAATATTAACTACACACAGAGTACTTATTGTTTCTGCTGATCTAGATATTCTCGCAAGCAGTTCTATGAAATTTGATAAAGGACTTCCTTCA TTTAGATCTCTTTTGTGGGTTGGGCCAGCACTTATGTTCTCCACCACCACTGCCATCAGTGTGCTGGGATGGGACGGGAAAGTAAGGACCATTCTTTCCATCAGTATGCCTAATGCAG TGCTGGTTGGGACTTTGAATGATCGATTGTTGCTTGCAAACCCAACCGAAATAAACCCAAGACAAAAGAAGGGTATGGAGATAAAGCATTGCCTTGTAGGGCTTCTTGAACCTCTTCTTATTGGTTATGGCACCATGCAACAAAATTTTGAGCAGAAGCTCGACCTCTCGGAGATATTATACCAAATAACGTCAAGGTTTGACAGCTTACGGATTACTCCAAGATCTCTTGATATCCTTGCTACTGGTGCTCCTGTGTGTGGTGATCTTGCTGTATCATTATCCCAATCAGGGCCTCAGTTTACTCAG gtgcTGCGGGGATCTTATGCTATTAAAGCTCGTCGGTTTTCAACTGCTTTATCTGTTCTCAAGGACGAGTTTCTGAGATCTAGAGATTATCCACAATGCCCTCCAACCTCACACTTGTTCCACCGCTTTAGACAACTGGGATATGCATGTATCAA GTATGGTCAGTTTGACAGCGCAAAGGAGACCTTTGAAGTAATATCCGACTATGAAAGCTTGCTGGACTTGTTTATATGCCACCTCAACCCTAGTGCAATGCGCCGACTTGCTCAGAGATTGGAAGAAGAGGATGCTGACTCAGAATTAAGGCGTTATTGTGAAAGAATACTAAGAGTGCGTTCCACTGGATGGACACAAGGCATTTTTGCCAATTTTGCTGCTGAAAGTATGGTCCCTAAAGGACCTGAATGGGGTGGTGGAAATTGGGAAATCAAAACACCCTCAACTACAAAGAGTATTCCTCAATGGGAATTAGCTGCTGAGGTCATGCCATATATGAGAACTGACGATGGCAGCATACCCTCGTTATCTACCGATCATATTGGTGTCTACCTCGGGTTAATTAAAGGAAGGGGTAATATTGTTGAAGTTAGTGATAGCAGCTTGGTAAAAGCTTTCAAGTCTGATGGTACAAATGTTAAGTCAAACGATGGTCAAAGTCAAACATCTCTTGTCGCTTCCACTTCCAACCAGCCACCATCTGCTAGTGGTGGGGATTCATTAATGAACCTTGGGTCTCTTACTAACATATCAGCAACGTCTTCGAGTGCAGTGGATGAACAGGCCAAAGCTGAGGATGAATTTAAAAAATCTTTATATGGTAATGTTGGAGATGGTAGCAGTAGTGATGAGGAGGGTGTTTCTAAAACTAAAAAGCTGAGAATTAGGATCAAAGATAAACCTGCTGCTAATGCTACCGTTGATGTTGATAAAATTAAGGAAGCGACACAAAAGTTTAAACTTGGTGATGGATTGGGTGCTCCTATTCATAGGACTAAATCACTAACTAATCAATTCCAAGAACTTAGCTTGAATACCCCTCCTCAGTATGCTGTTGCTACCACTGGTCCCCCTGTTTCTGCCCCAGTTGATCCTTTCGGAACCAGCTCATTCACACAAACCGGGCCTGTATTCCCTGCTGGTCCTATGCCCACAGGAGCTGCAGTTGGGCCCCGGCCCATTCCGGAAGACTTCTTCCAGAATACTATACCGTCTCTCCAGGTGGCTGCAGCATTGCCCCCTCCGGGCACTTATCTCTCAAGATATGATCAGAATTCTCAAGGGGTGGAAACCAATAAGGTGTTACCAAACCAAGTGACTTCATCTGTGCCTAATGTCAGCGGAATTCCTATTCCTCAAGTATCCATGCAGCCCGTTGCTACCGAGTCGTTTGGGCTTCCTGATGGCGGTGTTCCACCACAATCAGTAAGTCAACCTGCGGCTATGCCACATCCTCATGCCCAGTCAGCAAATGTTCCTATCTCGACCCAGCCTCTTGACCTGAGCTCACTTGAAGGTCCAGGCTCTGTAACTGCAGTAAAATCTTCTGAACCACCCCCTCCAACATCTGTACGTCCAGGGCAG GTTCCTCGTGGGGCTGCTGCTTCAGTTTGTTTCAAAACTGGTCTTGTCCATCTTGAGCAGAATCAATTACCAGACGCTTTATCTTGTTTTGATGAAGCTTTCCTTGCATTAGCAAAGGATAATTCTCGTGGCGCAGACATAAAGGCACAGGCCACCATTTGTGCTCAATACAAAATCGCGGTTACTCTACTTCAG GAAATCGGTCGGTTGCAAAAGGTTCAAGGTCCAAGTGCCATCAGTGCAAAGGACGAGATGGCAAGATTGTCACGTCATCTTGGTTCATTACCTCTTCAAGCAAAACACAGAATAAACTGCATAAGAACAGCCATAAAGAGAAACATGGATGTGCAAAATTACGGATATGCCAAACAGATGCTTGAGTTGCTTTTGTCAAAAGCACCTCCAGGCAAGCAAGACGAGTTAAGAAGCTTGATTGACATATGCGTCCAAAGGGGTTTGACCAATAAATCCATTGACCCGTTTGAAGACCCTTCCCAGTTCTGTGCTGCCACCCTTAGCCGTTTATCCACCATCGGGTATGATGTTTGCGATCTTTGTGGGGCCAAATTTTCTGCACTTGCTTCACCCGGTTGCATCATTTGTGGTATGGGAAGTATTAAGAGATCTGATGCACTTGCTGGACCGGCTCCTGTTCCATCACCTTTTGGTTGA
- the LOC110908196 gene encoding uncharacterized protein LOC110908196 isoform X2, translated as MEWTTVQHLDLRHVGRSSKPFQPHAATFHPSQALVAVAAGTYIIEFDAYTGSKISSINIGAPVVRMSYSPTSGHAVVAILEDCTIRSCDFDTEQTWVLHSPEKKMERITIDTEVYLALTPLQPVVFFGFHRRMSVTVVGTVEGGRAPTKIKTDLKKPIVNLACHPRLAVLYVGYADGLIRAYNIHTYAVLYTLQLDNTIKLMGAGAFAFHPTLEWIFVGDRRGTLLAWDVSTERPIMIGITQVGSQPITSVAWLPVLRILATLSKDGTLQVWKTRVVASSNRPQVQSNFFEPAAIEQIDIPRILSQQGGETVYPLPKIRSLEVHPRLNLAALMFANMTGGDNARNKAAYTREGRKQLFAVLQSARGSSASALKEKLQALGSSGILAEHQLQAQLQEHHMKGPSQLTISDIARKAFLFSHFMEGHAKSAPISRLPLITILDAKNYLKDIPVCQPIHLELNFFSKENRVLHYPTRAFYIEGVNLMAYNLSTGAETVYKKLFASMPGHVEFHGKYMLHSRKQHLFLIVYEFNGASSEVVLYWENTSSQSSNSKANTIKGRDAAFIGLNDGQFAILDEDKIELSVYTLPGGSSKPAAEKNMIDDQKQYEELDVSSIKAPLQFTFESEVDRIFSTPVESTLMFACFGDKIGMAKLVHGYSISTSDGPNMSTKGEGKKSIKLKTNEIVLQVHWQETLRGCVAGILTTHRVLIVSADLDILASSSMKFDKGLPSFRSLLWVGPALMFSTTTAISVLGWDGKVRTILSISMPNAVLVGTLNDRLLLANPTEINPRQKKGMEIKHCLVGLLEPLLIGYGTMQQNFEQKLDLSEILYQITSRFDSLRITPRSLDILATGAPVCGDLAVSLSQSGPQFTQVLRGSYAIKARRFSTALSVLKDEFLRSRDYPQCPPTSHLFHRFRQLGYACIKYGQFDSAKETFEVISDYESLLDLFICHLNPSAMRRLAQRLEEEDADSELRRYCERILRVRSTGWTQGIFANFAAESMVPKGPEWGGGNWEIKTPSTTKSIPQWELAAEVMPYMRTDDGSIPSLSTDHIGVYLGLIKGRGNIVEVSDSSLVKAFKSDGTNVKSNDGQSQTSLVASTSNQPPSASGGDSLMNLGSLTNISATSSSAVDEQAKAEDEFKKSLYGNVGDGSSSDEEGVSKTKKLRIRIKDKPAANATVDVDKIKEATQKFKLGDGLGAPIHRTKSLTNQFQELSLNTPPQYAVATTGPPVSAPVDPFGTSSFTQTGPVFPAGPMPTGAAVGPRPIPEDFFQNTIPSLQVAAALPPPGTYLSRYDQNSQGVETNKVLPNQVTSSVPNVSGIPIPQVSMQPVATESFGLPDGGVPPQSVSQPAAMPHPHAQSANVPISTQPLDLSSLEGPGSVTAVKSSEPPPPTSVRPGQVPRGAAASVCFKTGLVHLEQNQLPDALSCFDEAFLALAKDNSRGADIKAQATICAQYKIAVTLLQEIGRLQKVQGPSAISAKDEMARLSRHLGSLPLQAKHRINCIRTAIKRNMDVQNYGYAKQMLELLLSKAPPGKQDELRSLIDICVQRGLTNKSIDPFEDPSQFCAATLSRLSTIGYDVCDLCGAKFSALASPGCIICGMGSIKRSDALAGPAPVPSPFG; from the exons ATGGAGTGGACGACGGTGCAGCATCTGGATCTGCGTCATGTTGGCCGCAGTTCGAAACCGTTTCAACCTCACGCTGCCACGTTTCATCCGAGTCAAGCCTTggtggctgttgctgctggaaCCTACATCATCG AGTTTGATGCTTATACTGGTAGCAAGATATCTTCGATCAACATTGGTGCTCCTGTGGTTCGGATGTCTTATAGTCCCACTAGTGGCCATGCGGTCGTTGCTATACTTGAG GATTGCACAATCAGATCATGTGATTTTGATACAGAGCAAACTTGGGTTTTGCATTCTCCTGAAAAGAAGATGGAACGCATTACAATCGACACAGAAGTCTATCTGGCCCTTACCCCTCTCCAACCAGTAGTATTTTTTGGTTTCCATCGCAGGATGAGCGTAACAG TTGTTGGAACTGTTGAAGGGGGAAGAGCTCCAACAAAAATAAAGACAGATCTGAAGAAACCCATTGTCAATCTTGCTTGCCATCCCCGCCTTGCTGTACTG TATGTCGGTTATGCAGATGGTCTGATTCGCGCTTACAACATTCATACGTATGCTGTTCTCTACACCTTACAAC TTGATAATACCATTAAGCTTATGGGTGCTGGAGCATTTGCTTTCCATCCAACTCTGGAATGGATTTTTGTTGGTGATAGACGTGGTACCCTTCTTGCTTGGGATGTATCTACTGAGAGACCTATCATGATTGGAAT TACACAAGTGGGCTCTCAACCAATTACATCGGTTGCGTGGCTCCCGGTATTGAGAATACTCGCTACTCTATCCAAGGATGGAACTCTTCAAGTTTGGAAAACACGAGTTGTAGCGAGTTCTAATAGGCCTCAGGTGCAATCTAACTTTTTTGAGCCTGCAG CAATTGAACAAATTGATATCCCACGCATTTTATCCCAACAAGGTGGTGAAACTGTTTATCCTCTACCAAAGATTAGAAGTCTTGAAGTTCATCCAAGATTAAATTTAGCAGCCTTGATGTTTGCA AATATGACAGGTGGTGACAATGCAAGAAATAAAGCTGCCTACACTAGAGAAGGAAGAAAGCAACTCTTTGCAGTTCTGCAAAGTGCAAGGGGATCTTCAG CATCTGCTTTGAAAGAGAAACTTCAAGCCCTCGGGTCATCAGGTATTTTAGCAGAGCATCAACTTCAAGCCCAGTTGCAAGAGCATCATATGAAAGG GCCCAGTCAGCTTACAATTTCAGACATTGCACGCAAGGCTTTTCTCTTCAGT CACTTTATGGAAGGACATGCGAAAAGTGCCCCAATATCTCGTCTACCTCTCATCACCATCTTAGACGCTAAAAATTATCTCAAAGATATTCCAGTTTGCCAG CCAATTCATTTGGAGCTAAACTTTTTCAGTAAAGAGAATCGGGTGCTTCATTATCCTACTAGGGCTTTCTATATAGAAGGTGTAAACCTAATGGCATACAATCTATCTACTGGAGCTGAAACTGTCTACAAGAAGCTTTTTGCATCG ATGCCTGGACATGTTGAGTTCCACGGGAAGTACATGCTTCACAGTAGAAAGCAACACTTGTTTCTTATAGTTTACGAGTTTAATGGTGCTTCTAGTGAAGTGGTTCTTTACTGGGAAAACACCAGCTCCCAGTCATCAAACAGTAAAGCCAATACAATCAAAG GTCGAGATGCTGCGTTTATCGGTCTAAATGACGGTCAGTTTGCAATTCTTGATGAGGATAAGATTGAACTTTCTGTATATACATTGCCTGGAGGTTCTTCAAAACCTGCTGCTGAAAAGAATATGATAGATGATCAAAAACAATATGAAGAGCTTGATGTTTCCTCAATCAAGGCCCCCCTGCAATTTACCTTTGAAAGTGAAGTTGATCGCATTTTTTCTACTCCAGTAG AATCAACTTTGATGTTTGCTTGTTTTGGGGACAAAATTGGCATGGCAAAGCTTGTTCATGGATACAGCATTTCTACTTCTGATGGTCCTAACATGTCAACAAAAGGTGAAGGCAAAAAGTCAATCAAGTTGAAAACAAACGAGATTGTTTTGCAG GTTCATTGGCAAGAAACTCTTAGGGGCTGTGTTGCTGGAATATTAACTACACACAGAGTACTTATTGTTTCTGCTGATCTAGATATTCTCGCAAGCAGTTCTATGAAATTTGATAAAGGACTTCCTTCA TTTAGATCTCTTTTGTGGGTTGGGCCAGCACTTATGTTCTCCACCACCACTGCCATCAGTGTGCTGGGATGGGACGGGAAAGTAAGGACCATTCTTTCCATCAGTATGCCTAATGCAG TGCTGGTTGGGACTTTGAATGATCGATTGTTGCTTGCAAACCCAACCGAAATAAACCCAAGACAAAAGAAGGGTATGGAGATAAAGCATTGCCTTGTAGGGCTTCTTGAACCTCTTCTTATTGGTTATGGCACCATGCAACAAAATTTTGAGCAGAAGCTCGACCTCTCGGAGATATTATACCAAATAACGTCAAGGTTTGACAGCTTACGGATTACTCCAAGATCTCTTGATATCCTTGCTACTGGTGCTCCTGTGTGTGGTGATCTTGCTGTATCATTATCCCAATCAGGGCCTCAGTTTACTCAG gtgcTGCGGGGATCTTATGCTATTAAAGCTCGTCGGTTTTCAACTGCTTTATCTGTTCTCAAGGACGAGTTTCTGAGATCTAGAGATTATCCACAATGCCCTCCAACCTCACACTTGTTCCACCGCTTTAGACAACTGGGATATGCATGTATCAA GTATGGTCAGTTTGACAGCGCAAAGGAGACCTTTGAAGTAATATCCGACTATGAAAGCTTGCTGGACTTGTTTATATGCCACCTCAACCCTAGTGCAATGCGCCGACTTGCTCAGAGATTGGAAGAAGAGGATGCTGACTCAGAATTAAGGCGTTATTGTGAAAGAATACTAAGAGTGCGTTCCACTGGATGGACACAAGGCATTTTTGCCAATTTTGCTGCTGAAAGTATGGTCCCTAAAGGACCTGAATGGGGTGGTGGAAATTGGGAAATCAAAACACCCTCAACTACAAAGAGTATTCCTCAATGGGAATTAGCTGCTGAGGTCATGCCATATATGAGAACTGACGATGGCAGCATACCCTCGTTATCTACCGATCATATTGGTGTCTACCTCGGGTTAATTAAAGGAAGGGGTAATATTGTTGAAGTTAGTGATAGCAGCTTGGTAAAAGCTTTCAAGTCTGATGGTACAAATGTTAAGTCAAACGATGGTCAAAGTCAAACATCTCTTGTCGCTTCCACTTCCAACCAGCCACCATCTGCTAGTGGTGGGGATTCATTAATGAACCTTGGGTCTCTTACTAACATATCAGCAACGTCTTCGAGTGCAGTGGATGAACAGGCCAAAGCTGAGGATGAATTTAAAAAATCTTTATATGGTAATGTTGGAGATGGTAGCAGTAGTGATGAGGAGGGTGTTTCTAAAACTAAAAAGCTGAGAATTAGGATCAAAGATAAACCTGCTGCTAATGCTACCGTTGATGTTGATAAAATTAAGGAAGCGACACAAAAGTTTAAACTTGGTGATGGATTGGGTGCTCCTATTCATAGGACTAAATCACTAACTAATCAATTCCAAGAACTTAGCTTGAATACCCCTCCTCAGTATGCTGTTGCTACCACTGGTCCCCCTGTTTCTGCCCCAGTTGATCCTTTCGGAACCAGCTCATTCACACAAACCGGGCCTGTATTCCCTGCTGGTCCTATGCCCACAGGAGCTGCAGTTGGGCCCCGGCCCATTCCGGAAGACTTCTTCCAGAATACTATACCGTCTCTCCAGGTGGCTGCAGCATTGCCCCCTCCGGGCACTTATCTCTCAAGATATGATCAGAATTCTCAAGGGGTGGAAACCAATAAGGTGTTACCAAACCAAGTGACTTCATCTGTGCCTAATGTCAGCGGAATTCCTATTCCTCAAGTATCCATGCAGCCCGTTGCTACCGAGTCGTTTGGGCTTCCTGATGGCGGTGTTCCACCACAATCAGTAAGTCAACCTGCGGCTATGCCACATCCTCATGCCCAGTCAGCAAATGTTCCTATCTCGACCCAGCCTCTTGACCTGAGCTCACTTGAAGGTCCAGGCTCTGTAACTGCAGTAAAATCTTCTGAACCACCCCCTCCAACATCTGTACGTCCAGGGCAG GTTCCTCGTGGGGCTGCTGCTTCAGTTTGTTTCAAAACTGGTCTTGTCCATCTTGAGCAGAATCAATTACCAGACGCTTTATCTTGTTTTGATGAAGCTTTCCTTGCATTAGCAAAGGATAATTCTCGTGGCGCAGACATAAAGGCACAGGCCACCATTTGTGCTCAATACAAAATCGCGGTTACTCTACTTCAG GAAATCGGTCGGTTGCAAAAGGTTCAAGGTCCAAGTGCCATCAGTGCAAAGGACGAGATGGCAAGATTGTCACGTCATCTTGGTTCATTACCTCTTCAAGCAAAACACAGAATAAACTGCATAAGAACAGCCATAAAGAGAAACATGGATGTGCAAAATTACGGATATGCCAAACAGATGCTTGAGTTGCTTTTGTCAAAAGCACCTCCAGGCAAGCAAGACGAGTTAAGAAGCTTGATTGACATATGCGTCCAAAGGGGTTTGACCAATAAATCCATTGACCCGTTTGAAGACCCTTCCCAGTTCTGTGCTGCCACCCTTAGCCGTTTATCCACCATCGGGTATGATGTTTGCGATCTTTGTGGGGCCAAATTTTCTGCACTTGCTTCACCCGGTTGCATCATTTGTGGTATGGGAAGTATTAAGAGATCTGATGCACTTGCTGGACCGGCTCCTGTTCCATCACCTTTTGGTTGA